The DNA window CTGAGCCGCAGCGTCGGGATGGTATTTCAGAGTTTCAACCTGTTTCCGCACATGACGGTGGGGGAAAACGTGATGCTCGCACCTAAGCTGGTATTAAAAAAATCCGCAAGCGAATGCGAAGTGATGGCACGTGAACTGCTGGCAAAAGTCGGGTTAGCGGACAAATTCGATGCTTTCCCGGCCAACCTTTCTGGTGGGCAGCAGCAGCGTGTGGCGATAGCCCGCTCACTTGCCATGTCACCGAAGGTTTTATTATGTGATGAAATTACGTCAGCGCTCGATCCGGAATTGGTCGGCGAGGTACTTAAAGTACTTGAGCAGCTAAAACAAGAGGGGATGACCTTGATTTTAGTGACCCATGAGATGAATTTTGCTCGGGAAGTAGGCGATCGGGTGGTGTTTATGAATCAAGGCAAAGTTTGGGAGCAAGGAAAGAGCGACACTCTGTTTGCGAATCCACAAACGCCAGAATTGCAGAGTTTTCTGGCGGCGGTGCGATAAACAAGAAAAGGATGACTCATGACCAACCAACACTCACTTAATGAACGCATTACCGAGCACTACGATCGTTTAACTCAAAGTAGCCGCCGTGTTGCCGAGTATCTACAAGGCAATCCAGAGAAAATTTTGATGCTCTCTACTGGAGAAATTGCCGATGCTTGCCAAGTATCCAAAACCAGTGTCAGTCGGTTTATCCGCCAACTTGGGTATGACGA is part of the Vibrio porteresiae DSM 19223 genome and encodes:
- a CDS encoding amino acid ABC transporter ATP-binding protein, with protein sequence MSVVSVEKVHKYYGENHVLKGIDLKIGQGEVVSIIGRSGSGKSTLLRCMNGLEDYQQGAIIVDSQAVENDDYKLRLLSRSVGMVFQSFNLFPHMTVGENVMLAPKLVLKKSASECEVMARELLAKVGLADKFDAFPANLSGGQQQRVAIARSLAMSPKVLLCDEITSALDPELVGEVLKVLEQLKQEGMTLILVTHEMNFAREVGDRVVFMNQGKVWEQGKSDTLFANPQTPELQSFLAAVR